tatacaatatatttatttatgatttaaaaagattaaaattcatcacaatttattttaatattttaaacaaatataaaaggacattgaaatcataattaattgactgttcaatatattttaacttgaaTTAATTAAGGTAATTACAACCAATATAGTGaatattctttctctttttatttcatttgggGCTCTTTCTATGCTTATATACCAACATATTAAAATTGAAGATCTCCCATACATATGATTTTCTTCGATTTCTGTCCTTTGATTTACTTAAGAGAAGATATTGTGATATTGAGAATGATTAGTTCCCATTGACAATATAACCTGATAGTTGATGACACTAACAAAGGTAACCAACAAGTTATGAttctcaattattattattgtaaaatttttgCATTATGATAATTTTGCTTATGCATTTATTTGCTTTTGCAGTTGTTGCATATTATTATGTTTCATTTACACATGTTTGCTTTATAgatgaaaaatgaaatgattATTCAACTTTGTGTTGCCTTATAGTAGATTTGATTGTTTTAATTAGAGATATTTTTctacattaataatttttttattgataactaattgatttattaaatatgttttatttaataaaagacatactattatttttttaggttaattaaatcaaacaattttttttatcattctacttgtgatttttttctcctactttatttttcagttttaattactttccaacaaaagattatgtattgaaaatttggtagaattatataaacaattaagaaaattaacatGAGTATATATTTGGTTTAATTGGATCGTTAAAtcttatatgaatttttattttatattatactttaattaatttattaatttttttggaatattttttataattacaataatcaattatttgcaaccaaaattttatttgtgatatatttaaaacattGAAACTATGTAATTAACAATAAgtgtatatgaatttttttttaattaaacaatttcacttaatttttttaaaacatgcaTGTAACtcagaataaatatatttaattaataatgctcaaaattctattataattaaacaacttcacttaatttttttatcccaaATCAAGTGtgtgaacaaaaaataaaataaaaaatgaactcaATCAACTTTTCTTAAGAAAAAGTCAATCAAAAGCATGTAAGACATTATTAAAGTGAAGAGATCCTACCTAGGACTAGGGGTGTAAGTGGATGTGGTCACTCACAAACCCGAATTAATCCAAACTAATCCAACCAATTTGAGTTGAATAATTTGTATTTGGATCAGACCCAAATTGAACCAATCAAACCCTTTAAGTTTTAGGTTGGATCATGGgttttaatatctaaatttgCTAACCGTTGACCCGACCCATTGATccactaatttatatattattattattattatatgtaatatttacatatatatatatatatatatatatatattttaaaaaatcaaatattatttaccATTGATTACATAAACTTATCAACTTGAATTGAGTAAGCATCAACACATCTTAAACCTTTAGGATCAAAGTGACAaagattttattgattaaagcCATTTTAGatgagttttaaaaatattttggatcTATTAGCAAAGAGTAACCCTTGTAATGTTCCATTGattttgatagaaaaaatgtttgaaaCTCATTATCACCATTCTTATTGAAACTCCTTATCTCGAATATGATGTTTAAATGTCCATCTCCATGTATACATATATAGATATGAGTAGGTGGAGTGGAATGGGGTATGACAACAtcacaaatttttctttttaataaaaaatctaacaagAAATAGTTGTATTTggtttatctaataaaaaatatagctcTTAAAAAACAgtgtttagataaaaaaaaatagacaaaattaaATGGTTTGATCCTGTTGATCCAACCCAAtccaatttgtttaaaaatgggttcctctatcccgacatatatataaataaataaaattataaaaatattggtaaACAAATTTACAGAAAGTGTTTTGTTAAATCAgcaaggtaaaataaaatagaccaacatcatgcaattaatatagaacttatgccccaatgtcatatactatcagagcattgtgtcccaacgtcattcagcacaaggtttcttaaaacaattcacctagtcatatATTctcccgaacacaaagttcaagatcatcacaagatccaaacacaaacaacacacagggagtgagttatcacattcctaactaatggagAAACatgacaactagatatacatatcatataaatgagatacaacttacttaaacataactcacgtaattccaccactttgtcatttaaaattcacttttcattcatcaatcacattacacatgaatcacacactccgatcaagatataataacacatcaatttcataataaacaattagcaagcgtatgcaatagttatgctaagactcaagcctatatgtaacgtggtaccatgtcagtgaaaaatcaccatgagacgcttaggagtacataacaagacacaccacacaatgggtatgtcaggtctctctcattaagtaaaatcatagggagaccagtcaggatcACGcagttttgcgagaatgctccaaccatgtgggatcggcacagACTTAAAGGAGTACTCAAACCGGATGACCCCTAAGGCTTACACTTCGAAGAGTCCATCAGGGCAtctccttcctgattcaggtccaacccctaaaataattttttgcatgCAGTCGCTTAAGCATTCTTCGTTATCAATTGTGGCGTTTCTaatgctctctagagctcctcctccggttgctctgttagggtttccaaacgttagagagaaggagaagagattgaatcCTCCATTCCATGATCCTACGTGCGATGCATCTTTCTCCTTCCACAAACACTATTTTGCAAATCGCAACGGTGAAGACGTGCGGAAATGAATCTCgaatcacataaaaaaatttcatgacaACCCAATGGATAACGAGtttgggatcgtagttttaccgagacagttctgggtttctgcgggagaGGAAAAGTTACAATGTGAAGGATATTTCTCTTAGCTTCGACATCTTTTcgtaattcccaacggtgagattTCTCGAAATTGAGTTGCGAACCATGTgcttaaatttcacgacaatatttcacgacgatccaacagtGAATGAATCCGAGATCATTGTTTTTCTGAGACATGTTTGGTGGCTTGTGGAAAAAAAAGAGGGTTTTGAAAGGAGGAaaggaaaagaacaaaagagaaagatgaGGTATAGTCAGTATGAAAACTGACCTACCTAACACGTCTTTATTTATAGTTaacaacttattatttactatatttatttatttttattattttataaaaagaaactctattttattctctatcaaataataaataaaataccatttttattttctcttaaaccattattttaattaataaagttatttcttcttatttatttaattataaaaatcttatcattttttaaaactatatttatttataaataacaactttttttaaaattaatttacgaaaaaatggaatgttacaagttaggttttattttttttcttagaaaaattgatcaaaatcaACGTGTTTAAATTTGATTGTGGATTTgaccaaattcaaattttaattggtGCAAATTTTTTAGGAAGTGTTACGGTTTTAAATTAcacaaatcatttttaaagaaattaaattaaaataaaaaaattaaaagtaatttttcaaaactttgagagaccaataaaagtaaattcttttttgaaggactaaaaaattaattacataaatttaaaggattaaaaatatatttaagtttaataacttttaaaattagtgtttatataaaatatatttaagtatttgttGATAATAtactaacatatatttattaaaatataaactaaaagaaatatattaaaaatttaaataatataaaaaattattctataaattagaaaatgtgaatttaaagttttagttaaaataaaacttgaccCTGAAGCGAATCCAAGCCCAGAGACAAAGTGAGTGAGGCTGGGGAGCAGCAGTCGAAGCAATTTCCATTCTTCACCTGAGCCGAGCTCCGACGACCTCGCTCACGTGTTACATGCCGGCGCTCCCACCTCCCAATGCCACCCAACTTCCACCTTCCTCGgcctctcttctctctcccaAAACACCCCTCTTTCATTTCCCTTTTCTTCTCTCACTCCCACTATTTTTCCAATTCCTATTCTTCACACACCTCTCACTACCTCTCACAGTTTCTCCCTCTGAGTCACTCCAACTTCAACCCCCTCACCCCACGCGAACGCCGCATAGTGGTCGTGGGTTTATCCACCATCTTAAAAACCGACCAGGGTTTCCCCCTCAAAGCCTTCTCCTTGCGCTTCTGCCCCTTCTTTTTGGTCAAAATCATGAAACTCTTTAAAACCCGCGACGCCGCGTTCGCGTTCTTCAAGTTAGCCTTCGGGGACTGTTCTGATTCTGAGGAGATCCTTCGTTTGAGTTGCGTCGCGGCCCATGTTCTGGCGGCTCAGAAGCTTCAGCTGCTAGCACAAGACGTGGTTTCGTGGCTCATTGCGAGGGTTGGGACTGGtagaacaaataaaatagtGGATTTTATGTGGAGGAATCATGCTATGTATGAGTCcgatttttctgttttgaataCCCTTTTGCGGGGTTTTCTCAATGTGGGGATGGGTTTTGAGGCTTTGGAGGTTTTGCGTATGATGAGGGGTGTGGGAGTTAGGCCTGGTTTGTCCTCAATAACCATTCTCTTAAGGTTGTTGCTCAGGATTGGTGATTATGGTAGTGTGTGGAAGTTGTTTAAGGATATGATTTTCAAAGGGCCTCGCCCTTCCAATCTCACGTTTAATGCGATGATTTGTGGGTTTTGTAGACAGCATAGGGTCGTGGTTGGGGAGAGTTTGTTGCATTTGATGCCTAAGTTTATGTGTAGTCCTGATGTTGTTACATTTAACATTCTTATTAACGCGTGCTGCATTGGGGGGAGGACTTGGGTTGCGATTGATTGGCTGCATTTGATGGTCAGGAGCGGTGTTGAGCCGAGTGTTGCCACATTTACTACCATTTTGCATGCCCTTTGCAGGGAAGGGAATGTGGTGGAGGCGCGGAAGCTCTTTGATGGGATTCAGGATATGGGGATTGCTCCGAATGCTGCGATTTATAATACGCTGATGGATGGATATTTCAAGGCGAGGGAGGTTGCTCAAGCTAGCTTGCTTTATGAAGAGATGAGGACTACGGGTGTTTCTCCTGATTGTGTgacttttaatattttggttTGGGGGCATTATAAGTATGGGAGGATAGAGGATTCGGACAGGTTGTTGAAAGATTTGATAGTATCGGGATTGTTTCTGGATTCTTCACTGTATGATGTAATGGTATCGTCGCTATGTTGGGCTGGCAGACTCGATGAGGCCATGAAATTATTGCAAGAACTGCTTGAAAAGGGACTAACTCTTAGTGTTGTTGCCTTTAACTCGCTAATAGGAGCCTATAGCAGGGCAGGTTTAGAAGACAAAGCTTTTGAAGCATATCGTATTATGGTCAGATGCGGTTTCACTCCTTCATCGTCCACGTGTAATTCTTTGCTTATGGGTTTGTGTAGGAAAGGGTGGTTGCAAGAAGCCAGGATACTTTTGTATAGGATGTTAGAGAAGGGGTTTCCCATCAACAAAGTGGCTTACACTGTGCTTTTGGATGGATATTTCAAGATGAATAATTTGGAAGGGGCTCAGTTTCTCTGGAaggaaatgaaagaaagaggtaTATATCCAGATGCTGTTGCTTTTACAGCCTTAATAGATGGACTTTCAAAAGCAGGTAATGTTGAGGAGGCATATGAAGTTTTCTTAGAAATGTCAGCTATAGGTTTCGTTCCTAATAATTTTGCTTACAATTCTTTGATTAGAGGGCTCTGTGATTGTGGGAGGGTGACTGAAGCGTTAAAGTTGGAGAAAGAGATGAGGCAAAAAGGTCTTCTTTCTGACACCTTCACCTTCAATATCATCATTGATGGGTTTTGTAGACGGGGACAAATGAAGTTTGCAATTGAGACATTTCTTGACATGCAGCGGATTGGTTTGCTGCCAGATATTTTCACATTTAACATCTTAATTGGAGGATACTGTAAGGCATTTGACATGGTTGGCGCTGGTGAGATTGTTAATAAAATGTACTCATGTGGGCTTGACCCAGATATCACAACGTATAATACATACATGCATGGTTACTGCAGAATGCGAAAAATGAATCAAGCAGTTATCATTTTGGATCAGCTCATCTCTGCTGGTATTGTTCCAGACACAGTGACATACAACACTATGTTGAGTGGTATTTGTAGTGATATATTAGATCGTGCTATGATTCTTACTGCAAAATTACTTAAGATGGGTTTTATTCCAAATGTGATTACAACCAATATGTTGTTGTCTCATTTTTGCAAGCAGGGGATGCCAGAGAAGGCATTAATATGGGGTCAAAAGTTAAGGGAGatttcatttggttttgatgaaatCTCCTATCGAATACTGGACCAAGCTTACTGTTTGATGCAAGATGATGTTGAACTTGTGAGAGGAACATATGAAAAGCACCTTTTTATGGATTTCCTAATGTACATTACATTCGACTATTTTTCCAGAAATAAACCTCAGAAGATAGAGAATGAGAACAGTATAAAGTTGattgaaaatcaatttgttGCTTTGTGAACTTGATTGTTTCATCTTTCTATCCTTGAAATCTGCCATGATTTTGTGTAATCATGAGAACAATATGGCTACTTGAGCATTACATGAAATAAGTGGTCACAATATGATATGTGGTATGACTGTGAGAAGTCATGGAGGAATTGGTTACCCTTTTTGAAGAGGAATATCATTGGTTATTAGTGCCTATTCTGGAGGGCTTTTATGTGTATTTCTCCATGAAGGATAATAGCAGCCATCTGTGAGAATGTTATCACTTATCAGTCTGAAATGTGATGGAATCTACTGAACTGCAGGCAATGGAGATTGAAGAATGTTTTGTAAGTATAATAAATCTATGTACTTCTAGAGAAATTATGATATCAAATCTTGCTTGTGCCTGTCTGCCTCCTGTTTTTAGTATGTGCTGCTGTTGCACACTGGCGAGATTTAAGATTTGGttagtttcattttttggttttgGGATGGGGGAGGAGAGGGGGGCACTTGAAGTTAGTTGTGGTTGCATTGATTTGGGAATTAAGATTGAACATAGTTAACAACCAAATCTCCTATAAACCCTAAATCTCCTATAAGTTTAAGACTTTAAGCGATAAGGTGAAAGCCCAACTATGGTTTTATATTTCACATTAATGTTTTGGTGAAGTTCATGTGGCTGAttgggttatatatatatatatatatatatatatgtatgtatatatgattTTTCACGTTAATAGTGTTTGATAGGAAATTACTAAAATGAAACTTAATGTTCTGATGCTGTAAAAAAGTTTCTCATTGTAtgagaaagtgaaaaaaaaagggtttcctctttgatttctttgtgACTGGGAAATGAATGAACAACAAATTTTTGCATCTCAATTTTCGTACAAGTTCATCAAATAGCCagggaaaagaaaacaaatgattATGTGGCAGTTTATGCAGTAAAATTCGAGTTTCTTATAATTGTGTTGTTTTCaccataaatatataaaaaaatgcgcATCATCGTGCAATACTAAATTTCaccaatataaattaaaaaagacctCCCTGGACTAccgtgtgtgtgagagagagagacagagagagacagagagagagagaatgaaaatgatatcctgttgatatgatttttgttttcatcatgAGGAAATTCCATTGTTGTGGACTTTGGTTATGAGTTCTTGCCTTTATTTGTGTTTTGAACTATTTGGTTTTAAACTAGTATTCTCCCTAACAGCACTATTTGCCTTTTTATTGATGTTTTTGACCTGATTTGCCTTCTATGCAACTTTTGGTGCAAAAGCAACCTATCGTGTATAATGTCGTAATAAGTATTATTAGATGTTTTTCTTTAACCATCCTTCTAACCAtggtgttattattattattatttttaatttaaggtGCCTTTTAAGAGGAAGGGAAGCCTTGGTGCAACAGTTAGAGGTGTTGCCATCTAACTAGGAGGTCATAGATTCGAGTCATGGAATCAGCCTCTTGCAAATGCTAGATAAGGCTGCCTACAAGCAATCCTTTTTTTcctgaagtaattttttaagatCCAAATAAATAACAATGCTGTATGTGGCTCACAtgcaccctctagaaagtcattTTCACTAAAAGCTgtctaaaaatgatttttactttcaattttgCTGTAAGCTTCGCATGTTAGGCATTAACCATTGTCCTTAGTTCCCAATGCATTGGAAAGATTATCTTCCTCAGAATTCTCTATCAGCTTTAAACTCcaccttttctctttctttagaATTCATAACATGTGGAACAGGATATGTCCTCGCCATTTTTATGTTGTCTAAAATTAGTGCTACTCTATTACAATAGTCTGCTCTTAATTGAGTTCAAGTCTAAAATCATTAAGACATCTATGCAATATGTTGGGATCTTTGATAGTAATTGAGGCCATATTAAATTTCAGGATTAGCAAATGATAAGAGATCTTGTGTTGAATTTGAAACTTGTCCTTCATAGTATATGTTTTAAGATCAACTTGAACATTTCCTatgtaaaagtaaaatttgcaataaatttagaatatcaTAATGGAAGTCCAAGATATACATCGGAACTAAGTTTGGCTCCTGGGCTTTTACATATCAGATAAATCTTCAAGGAAACTGAGAAAAGTGAGGCCATAGACAAGAAAATAATCTTGATGCTCAATTGCTCATCAGAAGAGAGCATTAAATGAATGATGATCATTGAAGGAAGAGTTTAGAAGCAAGTGACATTGCTCGGAATTATGGGGCAATGCTGAGAGGTTGGTAATTGAGCAGGAGGCTGCAGTCCATCTTTAATATTCTaatgtcaaagaagaaaaaattggtGTGGGCTTCAAGTGAGATGTTTGAGAAagttaaattcaaaaagaaaaaaacagaagaGGAAGAAGCTACCAAGATGAATGGCTGGAATCTGGGTCGACCATGATGACAAAGTAACTGTCATGGAGAGGTAAAGAAACAGGTAAGATAGAAAGGGGAAGTCCAGAAAAAGCTATATGGGATGATGGAGTCAAATATTATTGAACATCTTGTTGACTTCTTTTGGGACAATTCAATtatggcttaaatatatttttggttcctATAGTTTATCTTGATTTTGGTTTTGGTCCCTATACTTTTAAAGGTTTGATTTGTGGTCCTTATAGTTTTACAAATTTAGGTTGAGTCTaatttggataaacttttcaATGAGTAGTTACagtagaagaaaataagaaggtaaaatgaattaaaattctcccttaagttaaaatcaactagTGACTGTAACTTTTATAGAAGCTCTCTCATCTAATTTCTTCAAAAGCTTAGGTGCATATGTTGTTTTTAACTCATGAAAGAAGTTTAATTcatttggtttttcttttttctttttctctcataaGTGCTTATTTAGAAGTTTGTTCAAGCCAGGCCTTGGTCCTTATAGTTTTATTCTGTTTTGATTCTGATTCTTATAGTTTTATTCTAGTATGGTTTTGGCCTCTCCAGTACACCGTACATTGGTCCAAATGGTTGTACCCTCCAAGACATGTTTTGGCGTTTTAGCATATTACTGGTAGTAGGgaccaaaactaaaatttttaaaactatatggACCAAAAACTTTTTAAAGTATAGggacaaaaccaaaattaaagcaTACCATAGGGACCAACAATGTATTTAAaccttcatttatattttaagttgCTTCCCTCATTTGCTTGCTGAATTGGCAATAGTTGCTGGAATACTGAAGGAATTTACaaagttgaaaaagaaaaggttgtCCCAGTGGAAGAAAAAACTACAACTCTTACAATTACTACTTGTACTTGAGGCTATGTTTGGGAGTGAGGTTTAGGAGGGGGAAATGAAGGGAATGGAAAGGAAAGGTTTTTAGGGAAGTTTCCCTTGTTTTGGAGTTTTGAGGGGTGAGGGTCTTGGGATTTTCAGAAGCCCTCCCCCTCTTCTATGCAATTTCTAGGTTCCCCCACTTTGGGAGATTTTGTAGAAAAATATAATCTAATTACTCATTGACCCTCAACCCCTTTCCTGATTACATGTCTCTCAAACCATTGCTCATTTTCTCTCATCACTCTTGTTTggcttcaaagaaaattatcaCTGAGAAAATCTTCACCTCTCTTATCCCAACATATGATTTGGATGAATCCATAGCATAGCAGCCAACCCGTATTTCCTTTGTTTTATCAAGATCATATACAACCCATAGTAGTGATGTGTCTATTATTTATGTGCCCCCACCATCACATTGTGGTCGGGATTAATGAAGCTGCAGCGAGTTTCTCTACTTCATTTCTTTGTTGTTCAGGTTTACTAATCAATGTCTTTGCTCCATCAGGTATGATGTTTAGTTTAAAATTCTCATTTTCCAAACAAGAAATTGAACATTGCAAAATTAGTTAGTTATGCTTGGAATTCAGCAAtagtaccattttttttttatgaaatagagAATTATATGGGTTTAGCTcctgaatatttttattttgtttggtctatggtattttttttaaacaatcgCAAGTAAAGTGATTGCAAACAAATTACACACTATAATTTCTGTTAGTGGTGTTACGTTGATTAAGTTTGCCGGGTGGAAATATGTTTCAATCATGAAGGTTACCTGTCAAAGTGAAGAATGCTGCTTGCTATTGTTAATTCTTGAACTGCATTAGGTGTATCTGTAAACATGGGTGGAAGGTTTCTATACTATCCGCAAGTAAACTAAAACGTGTTTCAATTATGTACATATAGATACATAAATTAATCCTCAAAAACTAGTGATGGGAACTTGGGGGTTTATTGAATAAttgcaattattattattaatatgaattttgCTCAAAAACTACAATTACCATTATTCAGTAAGCTAATCAATCCCCAAATGGTGAGGACAAATAATCCAGTTCTATTTATAAtggaaaaaatcaattatttgactAATCTTTCAATGCTGCAAGGAGGAAAATTCACATTAATAACAACAATTGCATTTTGTAACTCACTAATCTGTCTCTTTAATCTGATAATGACAGGCCTGCACCTTCAAGAACACATGGAGCATTGAATATACTGTAACTGTTCCAGCTCAATGCCACCCTTGGCATTCTCTTTGCCAACCAAGTCAATTATGCTGCCAACAAGTAATTTTATTGCGAGCTCCCCATTTCATGCTTttgtttgattgattttgttaaCATCAGCCTTAGGGTTGATTTTAAGCATCCAAAAGTGGTAAGGTATTGTTAAGAAAAAAagcattacataaaaaatatagaagtgTAATACGcgttttcttttctaataaaaTCTTGCTACTTTTAGTTGCTTAAAATTAGCTCCAAGGGCTGATGTTaacattttctttgattttttagtACATTGGAAATGAAAACTAATCAGGATTTACTCTGTTAAAAACTTGAGTAGATGATTAACTAATCTCCCCAATGTTGACATCATTCATGCCAGGGTGAAAGCATTGAATTAATGGTTTAGTGAGAGTGGTGCTggtcaaaatcaaaattgatggCCTGATCAGAGTTATTCTTCATATAGATTCTGCCAGAGTGCCAGGTAGGAAACCAAATTATGACCATTTCTGTGACTTCTCTCATACTCAAAAGTCTAGCACTTGCTTGACTTCCAGTGTTTTGAGCTTTCATAAGGTCATCCTATGCCCTTATTGAGattctttttttggtgatttccCTTATTGAGATTGTCCTTACGAATTGGCAATATCAGTCACAGTTGATAAACAGTATAACTAATTAATGCCATTTTGAGtgcagtatttttattttctctactTTGATTGGCTATatcaaattatttacaattggCCTTGTTACCCCGCAAGATCATCTCTAAAATCTAAATCATGCTTGTGAAATGTGATGTCATGCTGGAAAGCCTTTATTGGCTGATTCATGACTAGAACTACTTGTACAGGCattgattaaaaacaattgCTTCACTCGCTTTGTTGTATTATATAGGGATTGAAGTTATGAACCCCAATATTGGTCAATGCTGGCGAATAGCAAGTGAATTTATTGTGGAAGATTAGTCCATGGAATGAGGTTACAATGGACATGTGATGTCTACTTGTTTTGGCTGCAAAACTAAGCTCTTACATATGGTTAGATGTGAATCATGTGATGGTCAAGGTCCTTGTTCGGAATGCTTTGTTTAACCTAAAGGAAACCTTTCTATTGGGTCTAGGATATAACTCTTTAAATATGGTATGCAATTCCATTGTCCATGATaaactgggggaccaaatttataattttgcctatttatttatatgtatgtcggggtagagggtgtcacagatcatgttgttcatgacttcctaaacactacataggtctaaGGCTATTGTGTAGTATCCTTTTTAAGGCCCAATGTGCAGACTCAACCCTGCAtttgaaaaacacaaaaaagtaaacacaaacaattatttttatccattgaTGTCTTGTTATTAAAACCAATATagatttacaatttttatacctgttagttgttgtgtttcctaaatACATCACCTTATTTGTCCaagttttaacaaatttatgC
This region of Glycine max cultivar Williams 82 chromosome 7, Glycine_max_v4.0, whole genome shotgun sequence genomic DNA includes:
- the LOC100775884 gene encoding pentatricopeptide repeat-containing protein At1g09900 isoform X1 — protein: MPPNFHLPRPLFSLPKHPSFISLFFSHSHYFSNSYSSHTSHYLSQFLPLSHSNFNPLTPRERRIVVVGLSTILKTDQGFPLKAFSLRFCPFFLVKIMKLFKTRDAAFAFFKLAFGDCSDSEEILRLSCVAAHVLAAQKLQLLAQDVVSWLIARVGTGRTNKIVDFMWRNHAMYESDFSVLNTLLRGFLNVGMGFEALEVLRMMRGVGVRPGLSSITILLRLLLRIGDYGSVWKLFKDMIFKGPRPSNLTFNAMICGFCRQHRVVVGESLLHLMPKFMCSPDVVTFNILINACCIGGRTWVAIDWLHLMVRSGVEPSVATFTTILHALCREGNVVEARKLFDGIQDMGIAPNAAIYNTLMDGYFKAREVAQASLLYEEMRTTGVSPDCVTFNILVWGHYKYGRIEDSDRLLKDLIVSGLFLDSSLYDVMVSSLCWAGRLDEAMKLLQELLEKGLTLSVVAFNSLIGAYSRAGLEDKAFEAYRIMVRCGFTPSSSTCNSLLMGLCRKGWLQEARILLYRMLEKGFPINKVAYTVLLDGYFKMNNLEGAQFLWKEMKERGIYPDAVAFTALIDGLSKAGNVEEAYEVFLEMSAIGFVPNNFAYNSLIRGLCDCGRVTEALKLEKEMRQKGLLSDTFTFNIIIDGFCRRGQMKFAIETFLDMQRIGLLPDIFTFNILIGGYCKAFDMVGAGEIVNKMYSCGLDPDITTYNTYMHGYCRMRKMNQAVIILDQLISAGIVPDTVTYNTMLSGICSDILDRAMILTAKLLKMGFIPNVITTNMLLSHFCKQGMPEKALIWGQKLREISFGFDEISYRILDQAYCLMQDDVELVRGTYEKHLFMDFLMYITFDYFSRNKPQKIENENSIKLIENQFVAL
- the LOC100775884 gene encoding protein Rf1, mitochondrial isoform X2, with translation MPPNFHLPRPLFSLPKHPSFISLFFSHSHYFSNSYSSHTSHYLSQFLPLSHSNFNPLTPRERRIVVVGLSTILKTDQGFPLKAFSLRFCPFFLVKIMKLFKTRDAAFAFFKLAFGDCSDSEEILRLSCVAAHVLAAQKLQLLAQDVVSWLIARVGTGRTNKIVDFMWRNHAMYESDFSVLNTLLRGFLNVGMGFEALEVLRMMRGVGVRPGLSSITILLRLLLRIGDYGSVWKLFKDMIFKGPRPSNLTFNAMICGFCRQHRVVVGESLLHLMPKFMCSPDVVTFNILINACCIGGRTWVAIDWLHLMVRSGVEPSVATFTTILHALCREGNVVEARKLFDGIQDMGIAPNAAIYNTLMDGYFKAREVAQASLLYEEMRTTGVSPDCVTFNILVWGHYKYGRIEDSDRLLKDLIVSGLFLDSSLYDVMVSSLCWAGRLDEAMKLLQELLEKGLTLSVVAFNSLIGAYSRAGLEDKAFEAYRIMVRCGFTPSSSTCNSLLMGLCRKGWLQEARILLYRMLEKGFPINKVAYTVLLDGYFKMNNLEGAQFLWKEMKERGIYPDAVAFTALIDGLSKAEGSVIVGG